The Brienomyrus brachyistius isolate T26 chromosome 7, BBRACH_0.4, whole genome shotgun sequence DNA segment ccactgcacaaGCTCTGAGAGCCTGATGCTACAGGACAGATATATTGTCTGTATGACTCAGGTAAATGAACAAGTTCAAATCTGGCCCATCGTTCCCTTTCTGCTCACAGACGTCCCCCCGCAGGGCTGTGCCCAGCTGCAGCATGGACCAGAAACCTCCCCAGCTAAGTGTGGCAGATGTGAAGGAGGAAGTGCAGGACGTCCTCATATCGGATGTGGACGGGGCCGGGCACAGCAGCCCTGACAAGGTGAAATGGAGCGCTGCTGGTGTGGGGCCCAGCTGCCTTCTGCACTTACTGGTTGCTTGTCTTACTTGTTAGTATCCAGGCAACtgcatgacctttgacctttctgAAGTCATCTGGGATTTTACTCAGTCTCTGTGTGTCCTGCCTTCAGCCATGTAACTATGACAGTGAATCTACATCTAAACACCTTCACAGGCCTGCTGTCATGTCAGCTGTGCTTTTACCCTGTAGTACCTTCAGCAGTGAGCTGCTTAGATGGATTAGGAGTGGAGAGAGAGCAGCAGCTTGAGGGCAGCTTGTGTTCAGTATCAGTCAGGAAAAATGGCTCCTGTATGATGCCTGGTAAAGGCATTGGTAGACCTGGACCTGCTTCTTTGTATGATGCTGAAACAGgtttgctttcactcccataGACCTTACGAACTCTTTATAGAAGAATATTATTGACTCTGTTCTCTTTTCCTCAGAATGCAGAGAGTACAGTAGGTCCCGTATTTAATGGGGAGGTGAAAGAAGAAACCGTGTTTCAGGACGTGACTGAGGAGAAGGTGACTGTCCCTCTTCAGGTGGACCATACTAAAGGGAGACGGAGAACAAGAAGAGGGAGTGTCAGGCCTCCTAACCCAGGTGACTACAGAAAAATCTTCCAGCTTCCTGAATATTCTACATGGTGCATCACACAGATATCTAGTGCTGTATGCAATCTGTGCTACTGAATTCTTGCTCTATTAGACTCCACTGCCATGGACTTTATTTCTCCTGAATCCATCACTTTTGTTCCCATTACCAAACTTATATTTGCTCTTCTCCATGCCTCTTTATTCAGTTGAAACTCTTCTACCAGAGAGGAGAGTGAAGAAGTTCCCCTGTTCTCACTGTCCAGTACGGTGCTATACATCAGAAACGTCCCTCCAGAGACACATGAGAAAATCACATCCTAAGGAGTTTGGCCCTGGTGTGATACTGAAAGTTCACTGCTGCTCTCATTGTGGAAAGAGCTTCAGTCATTTAGGAAACCTAAAGAAGCAtgagcggattcacacaggggagaggccctaccagtgctcccactgCAAGAAGAGCTTCAGTCAAGAAGGAGCCCTAAAGAtccaccagcggattcacacaggcgAGAGGCCCTACCATTGCTccgagtgtgggaagagcttcagttaTTTAGGAGACCTAAAGAagcaccagcggattcacacaggggaaaAGCCTTACCAGTGCTCCCACTGCAAGAAGAGCTTCAGTCAAATAGGAGCCGTAAAAGCACATGAGCGAATTCACACTGGGGATAAGCCATACCAATGCtcccagtgtgagaagagcttcagtcaaGTAGGAACCCTAAATAtccaccagcggattcacacaggggagaggccctaccagtgctcccagtgtgggaagagcttcagtaaAGTAGGAGCCTTAAATATCCACCAGCgtattcacacaggggagaggccctaccagtgctcccagtgtgggaagagcttcagtcatttAGGAGCCCTAAACAtccaccagcggattcacacaggggagaggccctaccagtgctcccactgtgggaagagcttcaatcAAGTAGGATCCCTAAAGGCCCATGAGCGGACTCACACTGGGGAGAAGccataccagtgctcccagtgtgaaaAAAGCTTCAGTCAAGTAGGAGCCCTAAATAtccaccagcggattcacacaggggagaggccctaccaaTGTTCCCAGTGTCGGAAGAGCTTCAGTGACGTAGCACACCTAAAGAAGCACCAGgggattcacacaggagagaggccctaccagtgctcccagtgtgagaagagcttcaGTTATTTAGGAGACCTAAAGAagcaccagcggattcacacaggagaaAGGCCGTACCAGTGCTCCCACTGTAAGAAGACCTTCAGGCAAGTAGGAGCCCTAAAGACACATGAACGGACTCACACTGGGGATAAACCGTatcagtgctcccagtgtgagaagagcttcaATCAGGTAGGAACCCTCAATATCCACCTGCGGATTCACTCAGGAGAAAGGCCTTAGCACTGCTACCATTGTCCAAAGACTTTTTATTAAGAGATCTTAAGACACACCAACAAACTAACACAGGTGAATGACTCTGCCTGTGTCTCCGGTCGTGAGAAGCTGCTCTACTTGTGCGTGAAGTGAAAGCACGCAAGCAGACCATCTAGGGCAACTGCAGGACTCCACCAAAGCTCCCTGATGTGCTACAGGCGTGGGAGCAAGTAGTAGTGGGCACATCCTCGTCTTCTGGCATCACCAGAATGTTTGCACAATGCCGAAAATGGTACAGTGATGTCGGGTGTGGAGTGATGTGGAGACGGGAAAACTAAACCTACAACCACTGAGGATCTGATGTCAACAGAGGACTTCACTGCCATTATGCTCAGTACTGAAAGCATTGTGGGATTTGGGAGGCTAGAGGTGGGCTTCTAACATAATGCAATGGTAACAACAAATCAATGTGTATAAACCATACAGGCTTCTAGCAAAAACCATTTATTTGATATCAAAATCCTGCAACAAAGCCATACGATAATTGCACCTGCGTTGTCATGCAGCTCGTCAGGCTGAAGATCTTGATCCCAGACTCAGTAGGCAGGAGCAGGTGGTCATTGCGGAGGGAGAAGAGATGGTGGAACAATCATTATTGAGATCAAGGTGTGCCGACCACAGTGCAGAAACATGGTCTGGCAGGAGGAGCACCCATCCTGAATGTGCAGAAAGCCGCTTCAACATGCTGGAGAGGGACCTGGGTGGAATAATGAGTGTGAAAActcccacctgagccacattgaGATGTTGGCTGAAGGAAGGCTGGCTGAAGGAGTTGATCCCCTCATTCCTGCGACACCCAAACTCCTACATCCACCCAATCCAGTACTTGAACACTGCCCCCAGATGCCCCTGGATTCTCTCTTGGCCAGGGTGCTCCCAGCCTGCCAACCTGTGAAGGAAGAGGACCAGTTTAAGATTGTTCATGAGCAATttaggttttttttgttttttaaattacagctttggtctttaaaattgttttgTTCAGTCATGGAGTAGCAGGTAAAATCTGTGCAGTTTTAATGGTTCAACCTGATCATTGTAATCTCAAAAAATGTTAATACAAAAAAAGTTG contains these protein-coding regions:
- the LOC125746309 gene encoding zinc finger protein 501-like isoform X16 → MLQDRYIVCMTQNAESTVGPVFNGEVKEETVFQDVTEEKVTVPLQVDHTKGRRRTRRGSVRPPNPVETLLPERRVKKFPCSHCPVRCYTSETSLQRHMRKSHPKEFGPGVILKVHCCSHCGKSFSHLGNLKKHERIHTGERPYQCSHCKKSFSQEGALKIHQRIHTGERPYHCSECGKSFSYLGDLKKHQRIHTGEKPYQCSHCKKSFSQIGAVKAHERIHTGDKPYQCSQCEKSFSQVGTLNIHQRIHTGERPYQCSQCGKSFSKVGALNIHQRIHTGERPYQCSQCGKSFSHLGALNIHQRIHTGERPYQCSHCGKSFNQVGSLKAHERTHTGEKPYQCSQCEKSFSQVGALNIHQRIHTGERPYQCSQCRKSFSDVAHLKKHQGIHTGERPYQCSQCEKSFSYLGDLKKHQRIHTGERPYQCSHCKKTFRQVGALKTHERTHTGDKPYQCSQCEKSFNQVGTLNIHLRIHSGERP
- the LOC125746309 gene encoding zinc finger protein 501-like isoform X13, which encodes MFTGGAGRNVRDVGCSMDQKPPQLSVADVKEEVQDVLISDVDGAGHSSPDKNAESTVGPVFNGEVKEETVFQDVTEEKVTVPLQVDHTKGRRRTRRGSVRPPNPVETLLPERRVKKFPCSHCPVRCYTSETSLQRHMRKSHPKEFGPGVILKVHCCSHCGKSFSHLGNLKKHERIHTGERPYQCSHCKKSFSQEGALKIHQRIHTGERPYHCSECGKSFSYLGDLKKHQRIHTGEKPYQCSHCKKSFSQIGAVKAHERIHTGDKPYQCSQCEKSFSQVGTLNIHQRIHTGERPYQCSQCGKSFSKVGALNIHQRIHTGERPYQCSQCGKSFSHLGALNIHQRIHTGERPYQCSHCGKSFNQVGSLKAHERTHTGEKPYQCSQCEKSFSQVGALNIHQRIHTGERPYQCSQCRKSFSDVAHLKKHQGIHTGERPYQCSQCEKSFSYLGDLKKHQRIHTGERPYQCSHCKKTFRQVGALKTHERTHTGDKPYQCSQCEKSFNQVGTLNIHLRIHSGERP
- the LOC125746309 gene encoding zinc finger protein 501-like isoform X14, with the protein product MFTGGAGRNVRDVGCSMDQKPPQLSVADVKEEVQDVLISDADGAGHSSPDKNAESTVGPVFNGEVKEETVFQDVTEEKVTVPLQVDHTKGRRRTRRGSVRPPNPVETLLPERRVKKFPCSHCPVRCYTSETSLQRHMRKSHPKEFGPGVILKVHCCSHCGKSFSHLGNLKKHERIHTGERPYQCSHCKKSFSQEGALKIHQRIHTGERPYHCSECGKSFSYLGDLKKHQRIHTGEKPYQCSHCKKSFSQIGAVKAHERIHTGDKPYQCSQCEKSFSQVGTLNIHQRIHTGERPYQCSQCGKSFSKVGALNIHQRIHTGERPYQCSQCGKSFSHLGALNIHQRIHTGERPYQCSHCGKSFNQVGSLKAHERTHTGEKPYQCSQCEKSFSQVGALNIHQRIHTGERPYQCSQCRKSFSDVAHLKKHQGIHTGERPYQCSQCEKSFSYLGDLKKHQRIHTGERPYQCSHCKKTFRQVGALKTHERTHTGDKPYQCSQCEKSFNQVGTLNIHLRIHSGERP
- the LOC125746309 gene encoding zinc finger protein 501-like isoform X15; the encoded protein is MFTGGAGRNVRDVGCSMDQKPPQLSVADVKEEVQDVLISDADGAGHSSPDKNAESTVCPVFNGEVKEETVFQDVTEEKVTVPLQVDHTKGRRRTRRGSVRPPNPVETLLPERRVKKFPCSHCPVRCYTSETSLQRHMRKSHPKEFGPGVILKVHCCSHCGKSFSHLGNLKKHERIHTGERPYQCSHCKKSFSQEGALKIHQRIHTGERPYHCSECGKSFSYLGDLKKHQRIHTGEKPYQCSHCKKSFSQIGAVKAHERIHTGDKPYQCSQCEKSFSQVGTLNIHQRIHTGERPYQCSQCGKSFSKVGALNIHQRIHTGERPYQCSQCGKSFSHLGALNIHQRIHTGERPYQCSHCGKSFNQVGSLKAHERTHTGEKPYQCSQCEKSFSQVGALNIHQRIHTGERPYQCSQCRKSFSDVAHLKKHQGIHTGERPYQCSQCEKSFSYLGDLKKHQRIHTGERPYQCSHCKKTFRQVGALKTHERTHTGDKPYQCSQCEKSFNQVGTLNIHLRIHSGERP
- the LOC125746309 gene encoding zinc finger protein 658B-like isoform X12 — its product is MSGRRMNKFPCPYCPILPYTSETYVQRHIKLSHPEKFDPSVILKLLCCSHCGKRFSHLGHLKKHQLIHIGEGPYQCSQCGKSFSHVGPLKEHERTHTGVKPYQCSQCEKSFSYLRYLKIHQQIHTGERPYHCSQCGKSFGHVANLKNHQRIHTGERPYHCSQCGKSFGQLGALKKHQPIHTGERPYQCLQCGKTFGQLGNLKYHQRIHTGEKPYQCSQCGKSFSHVGSLKNHQRIHTGERPYQCSQCGKSFTQAGVLKKHQRIHTGERPYQCSQCGNSFSHLRALKVHEHTHTGVKPYHCSQCEKTFSALEKLKKHERIHTGERPYQCSHCKKSFSQEGALKIHQRIHTGERPYHCSECGKSFSYLGDLKKHQRIHTGEKPYQCSHCKKSFSQIGAVKAHERIHTGDKPYQCSQCEKSFSQVGTLNIHQRIHTGERPYQCSQCGKSFSKVGALNIHQRIHTGERPYQCSQCGKSFSHLGALNIHQRIHTGERPYQCSHCGKSFNQVGSLKAHERTHTGEKPYQCSQCEKSFSQVGALNIHQRIHTGERPYQCSQCRKSFSDVAHLKKHQGIHTGERPYQCSQCEKSFSYLGDLKKHQRIHTGERPYQCSHCKKTFRQVGALKTHERTHTGDKPYQCSQCEKSFNQVGTLNIHLRIHSGERP